The following is a genomic window from Nitrospira sp..
TCACCTCGTGCCATGCCACCTGGTCGAGCACTCGCAATGACTCTAAAAGTGCTTCAGGCAGGAATGGCCTCCTCGGTTCGTAAAACTGGTAAAGATCTCGTGAGGCCGCTGTGTACCTCGTGAGCTTCCGCTGTTTCCGATCTTGTTCTGGCTCTTCAGGATTCACGTACTCGCTTTCGGGGCGCAGCATCACGGTGGCGTCACGCAACTCGACGACCTTCTCGGACAATTGCACCAGGCTTTCGAACTCCCTCTGATAGCGAAACTGGTGAATGCCCAGCCGAGATCCAATTGCAGCGCGGACGCTTTCCAGCTCGTGCGCATAACCGGATTTCACGCCCTCGATCTGTCGTGTGATTTCGGCGATGTCTTCTTTCGTGGCAAGGTTCTTGCCCTTTTCTGCTGCGTATGCCGGTAGGTAGCGATACAGCAGTAGCCCCAACGCGCCAATTCCAACGAGCGCTAGGATTTGGAGGAGAATCATCGCCCGCAACACCTCGGTGGTAGCTGTGCTGTCTAACGTTGGAGTTCAGCGGCTGCCGAAGGCAGTCCGCTGGAACGAATTGTTGGGCGTCTGCGCTGCATGCCATAGCTCCATGACGAAAATGACCAGCGAATGAGCCGCGTTCACGGCGAGGCGAGCCTCGGGAACAGCAATCTGTGGGGGATTGAGGCCGCGGCCGTGGGCGGAGCCGATGTGCGTGCGGTATGCGCCGACACCATCAACTATTGATGCCAGCCCCTGCAAGACGCGCTTCTGATCATCCCGAAGTGTCGAGTCTAGGTTGAGCCCAAGATGCCCTTGAACCACGCGCCATACCGGCCCGATGGACTGGTTCGCTGGCATATCAAGACCGAATGTTTCGATGTACGTCTTGCAGAGCGCTTCGATTATTGAACTGGCCGCTGTTATGGCTGCGTGCGGGTCTCGATCAAGCTGCTTGATTGCTCGTTCAAACTCGGCCTCAATGGATGCGAAGTCCCCAGCATTCAGGTAATCCGCGAGAGTCTTGGCAGCGAGACTTGCACCGGCAAGAGTGACGAAGCCGTTGACTTGGTAAGTGAGCTGGTTTTTCGCGAGGCTTTCGCGAATGCGGCGTTGTCCTTCTGCAATTTCGGGTTGCCAATCCGAAGGCTCTTGATCCATGAACTTCTGGATGACTTGCCCAAGCACTGCAAGCGGATCGACCGATGGGTCATCGTTGCACCGACGAAGCCATGCCGCGGACTTGGTCTCGCAGTTGCCGGGCGGTACATCACCCGGGGCGCCACTTTCCATGAACAGCGAGTTGAGCGTGGAGTGGCTGTAGTAGTAGGCCGCGATGACCGACGCCACGGCACCAATCACTGAGTTTGGAATCTTGCTAGGCACGCATGCCTCCTCCTGACGCCCAACTATTGAGTAGATTGGTCGGCCTATCCCGGCCAACCTACTTCGTGATTCTCGTCAATCCTATTAAGCTTTTTCGGTACTTAGCAAGAAATTTCTCGCCCCTCCGGAGCCGGGGCAAACACTGCACGTCTGGTCAGACTATCCCGGCGCACCGTTACCTCGCCACTCCATTCCGAGGCGGTCAGCCGGGCTGTGGATTCCCCGGCCGCCACGGTTTAGGACATGCGTGTAGATCATCGTCGTGCTCACATCTCTGTGCCCCAGCAATTCTTGGACCGTCCGAATATCATACCCGTCCTCCAGCAGATGGGTCGCAAAGGAGTGGCGCAACGTATGGCAGCTTGCCGGCTTGGCGATCCCGGCTTTCAGTCGGGCTGCCTTGAAGGCGCGCTGCAGGACGGACTCGTGCAGGTGGTGCCTCCGCCGCTCGCCGGTGACGCGATCAGTGTAATGGCTCGTGGCGGGAAAGACCCAGTGCCATGCCCACTCCGTCCCGGCGTTGGGGTACTTCCGTTCCAAGGCGTTGGGCAAGGCGACACAGCCCGAACCGTTCCTGAGATCGTCCTGATGTTGGCTCTTCACCTTCTGCAAATGACGAAGCAGCGCCTCCTTGATCACTGCAGGCAACGTGGTATAGCGGTCCTTGTCCCCCTTGCCAGCCCGAACCACGATCTGACTCTGAGAGAAGTCAATGTCTTTGACTCGTAGACGGCAACACTCCAGCAGGCGCAGTCCCGCACCATACAGGAGCATCGCCATTAACCAGGGAGTGCCGCTTAAGCCACTGAGCACGCGTTTGACTTCCTCCCGTGTCAGGACCACGGGCAACCGTCTTGGCTTTTTGGCGCGGACCACGCCGTTCACGTACCCGATGGCGTTGCCTAAGACCTCGCGGTAGAGAAACAACAGGGCATTCAACGCCTGATTCTGCGTCGAGGCG
Proteins encoded in this region:
- a CDS encoding Integron integrase IntIPac yields the protein MGHGSIQITTAEAGRLKIVLPYHPNRVATIKRMKGCRWHPEGRYWTVPRTGGAVSHLLTLFAGEQIEVDQSLRPAMALDQREPPPTAPRPELLDQVRQAIRARHFSHRTEEAYVGWIRRFITSHHKRHPAEMGEVEIGHFLSCLASDAHVSASTQNQALNALLFLYREVLGNAIGYVNGVVRAKKPRRLPVVLTREEVKRVLSGLSGTPWLMAMLLYGAGLRLLECCRLRVKDIDFSQSQIVVRAGKGDKDRYTTLPAVIKEALLRHLQKVKSQHQDDLRNGSGCVALPNALERKYPNAGTEWAWHWVFPATSHYTDRVTGERRRHHLHESVLQRAFKAARLKAGIAKPASCHTLRHSFATHLLEDGYDIRTVQELLGHRDVSTTMIYTHVLNRGGRGIHSPADRLGMEWRGNGAPG